In the Eremothecium cymbalariae DBVPG#7215 chromosome 7, complete sequence genome, one interval contains:
- the RPS5 gene encoding 40S ribosomal protein uS7 (similar to Ashbya gossypii ABR171W) has product MSDHEAPVEVQEEDFEVVQEFVPVKLATAIPEEVQLAQQEIKLFNKWSFEEIEVKDPSLVDYIQIRQPIFVSHTAGRYASKRFRKAQCPIIERLTNSLMMNGRNNGKKLKAVRIVKHTLEIINVLTDQNPLQVVVDAIMNSGPREDTTRVGGGGAARRQAVDVSPLRRVNQAIALLTIGAREASFRNIKTIAETLAEELINAAKGSSTSYAIKKKDELERVAKSNR; this is encoded by the coding sequence ATGTCTGACCACGAAGCTCCAGTTGAAGTTCAAGAAGAAGACTTTGAAGTCGTTCAAGAATTCGTTCCAGTCAAGTTGGCAACTGCTATTCCAGAGGAAGTCCAACTAGCTCAACAAGAGATCAAGTTGTTTAACAAATGGTCCTTCGAGGAAATCGAAGTCAAGGATCCATCTCTAGTTGACTACATTCAAATCAGACAACCAATTTTTGTCTCTCACACTGCTGGTAGATACGCCAGTAAGAGATTCAGAAAAGCCCAATGTCCTATTATTGAGAGATTAACCAACTCTTTGATGATGAACGGTAGAAACAACGGtaagaagttgaaggctGTTAGAATTGTCAAGCATACCTTGGAAATCATTAACGTTTTGACCGACCAGAACCCATTGCAAGTCGTTGTAGACGCTATCATGAACTCTGGTCCAAGAGAAGATACCACCAGAGtcggtggtggtggtgctgcGAGAAGACAAGCCGTCGATGTCTCCCCATTGAGAAGAGTCAACCAAGCTATTGCTTTGTTAACCATTGGCGCCAGAGAAGCTTCCTTCAGAAACATCAAGACTATTGCTGAAACATTGGCCGAAGAATTGATCAACGCTGCTAAGGGTTCTTCCACCTCCTACGCTATtaagaagaaggatgaaTTGGAAAGAGTCGCCAAGTCCAACCGTTAA